A genomic segment from Chitinophaga niabensis encodes:
- a CDS encoding DUF5723 family protein, which yields MVQQRYSLLLLIVGLLTAASLQAQTFPGYHTSQYAGIHAVPFNPASAAGSRYRWDVNIVGADAKAGNTYIKFNKASLLSGDSLKRFVDWFPDTLSKNLQHAWGSVDIMMPSALYSINESQSIAFTWRVRASFNGGNMHTSTANFFSLNYPNPRMYNRTIAEEYSGFYGQAWNEFGFTYAKVFKDVGDHRWKGGITLKYLGGQAAGYAVGRDGSFVFESRSRVDINSGKLNYAYNAEMDAWDGSFGTLYSPFQNPGIGADIGVIYEWRPDSDGFGSYYEDDTWNPDADTWKARIGVSIVDIGGISYTKSLYAANLDLRVQDYDAYLLEKRKGESISQYARRMSTQFAHVDSDAGDKFYMNLPTSLNLMGDYNIDGRFFVSASATIGLLGGQKDDHKTNALTQLLVTPRYETQHLGVYLPFSVNRYGQADAGFGLRAGPLVIGSASLFSNLARSTVNHADVFVALRIIPIRFNRGSWDKGGGGIFRKRRNNLGCPSVP from the coding sequence ATGGTGCAACAGCGATACAGTTTGTTACTGCTGATAGTGGGATTATTAACTGCGGCCTCTTTACAGGCGCAGACATTTCCCGGTTATCACACCAGCCAATACGCCGGTATACATGCCGTTCCTTTCAACCCTGCCAGTGCAGCCGGCAGCAGGTACCGCTGGGATGTGAACATCGTTGGCGCGGATGCCAAAGCAGGCAACACTTACATCAAATTCAACAAAGCCTCCCTCCTTTCCGGCGATTCCCTGAAAAGGTTTGTGGACTGGTTCCCGGATACACTTTCCAAAAATCTGCAACATGCCTGGGGCAGTGTGGATATTATGATGCCCTCCGCCCTTTATTCCATCAATGAAAGCCAGTCTATTGCTTTCACATGGAGGGTACGGGCTTCTTTCAACGGCGGGAATATGCATACGTCCACTGCTAATTTCTTCAGCCTGAACTACCCTAATCCACGTATGTACAACCGTACAATAGCGGAAGAATATAGCGGTTTTTACGGCCAGGCATGGAATGAATTCGGCTTTACCTATGCGAAAGTGTTTAAAGATGTAGGAGATCACCGCTGGAAAGGCGGCATCACCTTAAAATACCTGGGCGGGCAGGCTGCAGGATATGCTGTAGGCCGCGACGGGTCTTTTGTTTTTGAGAGCAGAAGCCGGGTAGATATCAATAGCGGAAAACTGAACTACGCTTACAATGCTGAAATGGATGCCTGGGATGGCAGTTTTGGCACCCTCTACAGCCCTTTTCAAAACCCCGGCATTGGCGCGGATATTGGCGTGATCTACGAATGGCGCCCTGATTCTGATGGTTTTGGCAGTTATTACGAAGACGATACCTGGAACCCCGATGCCGATACATGGAAAGCAAGGATAGGCGTTTCCATTGTAGACATTGGCGGTATCAGCTATACCAAATCCCTTTACGCAGCCAACCTGGACCTGCGGGTACAGGATTATGATGCCTACCTGCTGGAAAAAAGGAAAGGTGAAAGCATTTCCCAATACGCCAGGCGCATGAGCACACAGTTTGCACATGTGGATTCGGATGCAGGAGATAAATTCTACATGAACCTCCCCACCTCCCTGAACTTAATGGGAGATTATAATATCGACGGCCGCTTTTTTGTAAGCGCCAGCGCTACGATCGGTTTATTGGGCGGCCAGAAGGACGATCATAAAACGAATGCGCTGACACAACTGCTGGTAACACCCCGTTATGAAACGCAGCACCTGGGGGTTTATCTGCCCTTTTCCGTGAACCGTTACGGGCAGGCAGATGCAGGGTTTGGATTACGTGCCGGCCCATTGGTGATAGGCTCTGCCAGTTTGTTTTCAAACCTTGCACGCAGCACCGTGAATCATGCGGATGTATTCGTAGCTTTGCGCATAATTCCCATCCGCTTTAACAGAGGCAGCTGGGATAAAGGCGGCGGAGGCATCTTCCGTAAACGGAGGAACAACCTTGGTTGTCCGAGTGTACCATAG
- a CDS encoding YfiT family bacillithiol transferase, with protein MEDLRFPIGPFVAPAMVNAEMRKRLINDIRYLPSLLEIAVQTLDAHQLQTPYRPGGWTVAQVVHHVADSHMNGFTRVKLALTEDNPTIKPYDQEAWAELADVQYTPINVSITLLHALHARWVSVLEHMEAKDWDRTFFHPGNNASYDLSTHLANYSWHGLHHLAHIERLKEREGWK; from the coding sequence ATGGAAGATTTACGCTTTCCCATCGGCCCCTTTGTTGCACCAGCTATGGTGAACGCAGAGATGCGCAAAAGACTGATCAACGATATCCGTTACCTGCCCTCGCTGCTGGAGATAGCAGTCCAAACACTGGATGCCCATCAGCTGCAAACCCCTTACCGCCCCGGTGGCTGGACGGTTGCACAGGTAGTACACCATGTTGCAGACTCACATATGAATGGTTTTACGCGGGTTAAGCTGGCACTTACAGAAGATAATCCTACTATCAAACCATACGACCAGGAAGCCTGGGCGGAACTGGCAGATGTGCAGTATACACCCATCAACGTGTCCATCACTTTACTGCATGCATTACATGCACGCTGGGTGTCCGTGCTGGAACATATGGAGGCAAAAGACTGGGACCGTACCTTCTTTCATCCCGGTAATAATGCCTCTTACGATCTTTCAACGCATTTAGCCAATTACTCCTGGCATGGTTTACATCATCTTGCTCATATTGAGCGCCTGAAAGAACGCGAAGGCTGGAAGTAG
- a CDS encoding CAP domain-containing protein, with product MLNQHFFKILFFSAAVIVASQASACSKSVSGNTSSASSVRNSGDEEQDILFYVNKFRKSKGLAPLSLNETLSLEARSHSKSMANGRTGFGHDGFEQRIDDISKKLGRVSAAAENVAYGNLSAEAVVDGWIKSPGHRKNMLGNFNLIGIGTAKGKGNIVYFTQIFINKPADRTASK from the coding sequence ATGTTGAACCAGCACTTTTTTAAGATCCTTTTTTTCTCTGCAGCGGTGATTGTTGCCTCACAGGCAAGCGCTTGCAGCAAGTCCGTTTCCGGCAACACTTCCTCCGCCAGTTCAGTAAGGAATAGCGGTGATGAAGAACAAGACATCCTGTTCTATGTGAACAAATTTCGTAAGTCGAAAGGTCTGGCCCCTTTATCCCTCAACGAAACACTGAGCTTGGAAGCCCGCAGCCACAGCAAATCAATGGCTAACGGCCGCACCGGCTTCGGGCACGATGGATTTGAACAACGTATAGACGACATTTCCAAAAAACTGGGGCGTGTAAGCGCTGCAGCAGAAAATGTTGCCTACGGGAATTTAAGCGCGGAAGCAGTTGTGGATGGCTGGATCAAAAGCCCCGGCCACCGGAAGAACATGCTGGGTAATTTTAACCTGATAGGTATTGGCACAGCAAAAGGTAAAGGAAATATCGTTTACTTTACACAGATCTTCATCAACAAACCCGCCGACAGAACGGCATCCAAATAA
- a CDS encoding cytochrome c maturation protein CcmE domain-containing protein — translation MKKTSLILLIVIAVCVAGMVMLVGDFSTYETFATAKKKEGKEIHVIGALDTAKAVVYDPAKDANYFSFYMKDKSGEITKVVFNGTRPTDFEKSTELVLTGKMMGNEFHCSKILMKCPSKYKEEQTAYSASKEI, via the coding sequence ATGAAGAAGACAAGTTTAATTTTACTGATCGTAATAGCGGTGTGCGTTGCCGGCATGGTAATGCTGGTAGGGGATTTCAGTACCTATGAAACCTTCGCTACGGCCAAAAAGAAAGAAGGAAAGGAGATCCACGTGATCGGGGCCCTGGACACTGCCAAGGCAGTGGTTTATGATCCTGCCAAAGATGCCAATTATTTCAGTTTTTATATGAAGGACAAAAGCGGTGAGATCACCAAGGTGGTCTTCAACGGCACCCGTCCTACCGACTTCGAAAAATCCACAGAACTGGTACTCACCGGCAAGATGATGGGTAATGAGTTCCATTGCAGTAAGATCTTAATGAAATGTCCTTCCAAATACAAGGAGGAACAAACTGCCTATAGCGCTTCTAAAGAAATTTAA
- a CDS encoding energy transducer TonB family protein, whose product MADQKQGKNLKALGITIGVHALLLVALFLIGFSAPPPLPDQDLGMEVNLGTSDDGMGDEQPLNPNPPAASQPVPSAPQNSPAPDKTEGNTEELATQNEEEAPEVAKPVKPAPKPKEIAKTLDIKPEKTPKPKAVQPPAPTPPAPKPKPKAVFTGGTSNSANSGNSANGSNNSTGEGNTGRPGDRGVIGGDPNATGYTGTPGAGRGASDFNMRGRSLVNRPAVSWDGNETGYVAVNIKVDRDGNVTNATYTIRNSTINNPQAIRIAIDAAKRLKYNASPDAPEEQFGPIRFYFKAQ is encoded by the coding sequence ATGGCAGATCAAAAACAAGGAAAGAATCTTAAAGCACTGGGTATAACCATTGGAGTACATGCGTTATTGTTAGTAGCGTTGTTCCTGATCGGCTTTTCCGCGCCTCCTCCATTGCCTGATCAGGACCTGGGCATGGAAGTGAACCTGGGTACATCTGATGACGGTATGGGAGATGAACAGCCGCTCAATCCTAATCCGCCTGCTGCCAGCCAGCCGGTGCCATCTGCTCCGCAAAACTCACCTGCGCCGGACAAAACGGAAGGTAATACGGAAGAATTAGCCACACAGAATGAAGAAGAAGCGCCGGAAGTGGCCAAACCCGTTAAACCTGCCCCTAAACCAAAAGAGATTGCCAAAACTTTAGATATAAAACCGGAAAAAACACCTAAGCCCAAAGCCGTACAACCACCTGCCCCTACTCCTCCTGCACCGAAACCAAAGCCTAAAGCGGTATTCACCGGCGGTACTTCCAATAGTGCCAACAGCGGAAACAGCGCCAATGGCAGTAACAACTCAACAGGAGAAGGTAATACAGGCCGCCCGGGAGACCGTGGCGTGATAGGGGGAGATCCTAATGCAACAGGTTATACCGGAACACCTGGTGCAGGAAGAGGCGCTTCTGACTTCAACATGAGGGGCAGAAGCCTGGTGAACCGCCCTGCTGTTAGCTGGGATGGGAACGAAACCGGCTATGTAGCTGTAAACATCAAAGTTGACAGGGATGGAAATGTGACCAATGCAACCTATACCATAAGAAATTCCACCATCAACAACCCACAGGCGATCCGTATCGCCATTGATGCCGCAAAACGTCTGAAGTACAATGCCAGCCCGGATGCACCGGAAGAACAATTCGGTCCCATCCGTTTTTATTTCAAAGCTCAATAA
- a CDS encoding NUDIX hydrolase — MEWKLLSSEYLHKEPWLTVRRDKCVLADGRIVDPYYVLEYPDWANAMAVTEDNKVILIRQYRHAVGKVLLEIPGGVIDATDASPETAMKRELLEETGYAFSEVHSLGAVSPNPSVNTNLTHMFLALGGKKVQEQQLDHNEEIEVILVDVAEVEQLLKDHQFLQSLHVSCLFYALQKYRELKAVVLPG; from the coding sequence ATGGAATGGAAATTATTATCATCAGAATACCTGCATAAAGAACCCTGGTTAACCGTAAGGAGGGACAAATGTGTTTTGGCAGATGGCAGAATTGTTGATCCTTATTATGTATTGGAGTATCCGGACTGGGCCAATGCAATGGCCGTAACAGAAGATAATAAAGTGATCCTGATCCGGCAATACCGGCATGCTGTGGGTAAGGTACTGCTTGAAATACCAGGGGGTGTGATAGATGCAACAGATGCTTCCCCTGAAACAGCGATGAAGCGGGAGCTGCTGGAAGAAACGGGGTATGCTTTTTCGGAGGTACACAGCCTTGGTGCTGTATCACCGAACCCTTCCGTTAATACCAATCTCACACATATGTTCCTTGCATTGGGCGGTAAAAAAGTGCAGGAGCAGCAGTTAGATCATAATGAAGAGATTGAAGTGATCCTGGTGGATGTAGCGGAAGTGGAACAGTTGCTGAAGGATCACCAGTTCCTGCAAAGCCTTCATGTGTCCTGCCTGTTCTATGCGCTGCAGAAGTACAGGGAGCTTAAAGCAGTAGTACTGCCGGGATAA
- a CDS encoding bifunctional folylpolyglutamate synthase/dihydrofolate synthase: protein MNYQQTIDYLYGQLPMFSKVGASALKNDLLNIRELCGILEHPETKFPSVHIAGTNGKGSTSHMLSAIFQQAGYKTGLYTSPHLHDFRERIRINGVMIPEEDVIQFVARMRSSMNTIQPSFFEVTVAMAFEYFAQQKVDIAIIETGLGGRLDSTNIITPILSLITNISYDHMNILGDTLPLIAAEKAGIIKPDVPVVISETQEEVVQVFKGTADLRHSPIRFADQDWRITAHEPSTTLLKITVEDVLNKKSYPLVLDLPGHYQEKNILGVLSAVQILQQAGWKISTTDLTIALSKVKQLTGLGGRWQVVKEHPYTVLDVGHNEAGIRAILEQLSLVSYKRLHIVIGFVKDKDVEAALKQLPADAIYYFTKAQIPRAMQETDLIQIAHAVGLQGNAYADVPAAYKAAQEHASQDDMVLVCGSVFIVGEVPL from the coding sequence ATGAACTATCAGCAAACCATCGATTACCTGTACGGGCAGTTACCCATGTTCAGCAAAGTGGGCGCTTCCGCATTAAAGAACGACCTGCTCAATATCCGCGAATTATGCGGCATACTGGAACATCCTGAAACAAAATTCCCATCCGTACATATAGCAGGCACCAATGGCAAAGGCTCTACCAGCCATATGCTCAGCGCCATCTTTCAACAGGCCGGATATAAAACGGGCCTGTACACCTCCCCTCACCTCCATGATTTCCGGGAACGCATCCGCATCAATGGCGTAATGATACCGGAAGAAGATGTGATACAATTTGTAGCGCGCATGCGGTCGTCCATGAACACCATCCAGCCTTCCTTCTTTGAAGTAACGGTAGCCATGGCCTTTGAATACTTTGCACAGCAGAAGGTGGACATTGCTATTATAGAAACCGGGCTGGGCGGCCGTTTGGACAGTACCAACATCATCACCCCCATCCTCTCCCTGATCACCAATATCAGTTATGATCACATGAACATATTGGGCGACACCCTGCCTTTGATCGCCGCTGAAAAAGCAGGCATCATCAAACCGGATGTTCCCGTAGTGATCAGTGAAACGCAGGAAGAAGTAGTGCAGGTATTTAAAGGAACAGCAGACCTCCGCCATTCACCGATCCGTTTTGCGGACCAGGACTGGCGCATCACAGCACATGAACCTTCCACAACGCTTTTAAAGATCACAGTAGAAGATGTGTTAAATAAAAAATCCTATCCCCTCGTATTAGATCTCCCCGGCCATTACCAGGAGAAGAATATATTAGGTGTACTCAGCGCCGTGCAGATCCTGCAGCAGGCTGGCTGGAAGATCAGCACCACAGACCTCACTATTGCTTTATCCAAAGTTAAACAGCTTACAGGGCTGGGAGGCAGATGGCAAGTGGTGAAAGAACATCCTTATACCGTATTGGATGTGGGGCATAACGAAGCCGGCATCAGGGCCATACTGGAACAACTGAGCTTAGTGTCCTACAAACGCCTGCATATTGTAATAGGGTTTGTAAAAGATAAAGATGTGGAAGCGGCATTAAAACAGCTTCCTGCTGATGCTATCTACTATTTCACCAAAGCACAGATCCCCCGTGCCATGCAGGAAACAGACCTCATACAGATAGCACATGCGGTAGGTTTACAGGGTAATGCTTATGCTGATGTTCCAGCAGCTTATAAAGCTGCGCAGGAACATGCTTCGCAGGATGATATGGTGCTGGTATGCGGGAGCGTGTTTATTGTGGGAGAAGTGCCGCTTTAA
- a CDS encoding radical SAM protein translates to MNVSPYILYSDGKGNIFEDTSLYVVGRSGWDAVPIPEDEWIELPQGGQLYELPGRRGIGIDVETGDMRLCEKGWAVAAFIPPAHTAFYIAAYETAPDAPTLPLFCYVAAGWHNDKFYVPAMRIENDIRQEAAGFDDKKVHSGVEQMMEAYPHNRLVQHLANNCALTYHCPAARNYFIGRWECPIPTSPACNANCLGCISFQPEDETIVSPQDRLTFKPTAAEIVEFTVPHLETAPFPIVSYGQGCEGEPLLMWETIRESIIEIRKHTPKGSININTNGSKPNAVRELCKVGLNSIRVSLNSVREHIYTPYYRPNNYTFRDIVESIKVVREHGGWASINYFVFPGMTDSVEEYEALRELIRETGLSMIQWRSFNIDPDWYLGKIGVTETGECLGMKQMIELIREEFPDLKFGYFNPPIERINGNYEMDFAHA, encoded by the coding sequence ATGAACGTATCGCCATATATATTGTATTCAGACGGGAAGGGAAATATCTTTGAAGATACGTCTCTCTACGTAGTAGGCCGCAGTGGCTGGGATGCTGTACCTATCCCCGAAGATGAATGGATAGAATTGCCGCAGGGCGGACAGTTGTATGAACTGCCCGGACGCCGTGGTATTGGTATAGATGTGGAAACCGGCGATATGCGGCTCTGCGAAAAAGGCTGGGCCGTAGCGGCGTTCATTCCTCCTGCACATACCGCCTTTTACATCGCGGCATATGAAACAGCACCGGATGCTCCTACCCTGCCGCTGTTCTGTTATGTAGCAGCCGGATGGCACAACGATAAGTTCTATGTACCCGCCATGCGGATAGAAAATGATATCCGCCAGGAAGCAGCGGGCTTTGATGATAAAAAAGTACACAGTGGCGTTGAGCAGATGATGGAAGCATACCCGCACAACAGGCTGGTACAACACCTCGCCAATAATTGCGCGTTAACCTATCACTGCCCTGCCGCCAGGAATTATTTCATCGGCAGATGGGAATGCCCTATCCCCACTTCTCCTGCCTGTAATGCCAATTGCCTGGGCTGCATTTCCTTTCAGCCGGAAGATGAAACCATCGTATCCCCGCAGGACCGGCTCACCTTCAAACCCACGGCAGCAGAGATCGTGGAGTTCACGGTGCCGCATCTTGAAACAGCACCTTTCCCGATTGTAAGTTATGGACAGGGATGTGAAGGAGAACCTTTGCTGATGTGGGAAACCATCCGCGAATCCATTATCGAAATAAGGAAACATACCCCCAAGGGAAGTATCAATATCAATACGAACGGCAGTAAACCAAATGCAGTAAGGGAACTATGTAAAGTTGGCCTGAACAGCATCCGCGTAAGCCTGAACTCTGTTCGTGAACACATCTACACACCTTACTACCGCCCCAATAACTACACTTTCAGAGACATCGTGGAAAGCATTAAAGTAGTGCGTGAACACGGTGGCTGGGCCTCCATCAATTACTTCGTATTCCCCGGTATGACGGATAGCGTGGAAGAATATGAAGCACTAAGGGAACTGATCCGCGAAACAGGATTAAGCATGATCCAGTGGCGCAGTTTCAACATTGATCCGGATTGGTACCTGGGCAAGATCGGCGTTACAGAAACCGGCGAGTGCCTGGGTATGAAACAAATGATCGAATTGATCCGGGAAGAATTCCCCGATCTCAAATTCGGCTATTTCAACCCGCCCATAGAAAGGATCAATGGGAACTATGAGATGGACTTTGCACACGCTTAG
- a CDS encoding agmatinase family protein, whose product MADLSNFDPNAPGLLSNNIFGLPFSEDEARLVLLPVPWEVTVSYNNGTARGPERIFKASHQVDLYDADVKDGWKQGFFMRESDRQLLLRSDYLRKEAELYLKFLAEGGDVKENDFLRRSLEDVNRGTQKMNDWVYAQTRELLQKGKLVGLIGGDHSTPLGYYKAIGEHKGDFGILQIDAHCDLRDSYEGFKYSHASIMYNALQEVPQLKKLVQVGIRDYCEEELEYIRKSEGKVYTFFDQEMKERLFEGESWKNICDNIVAQLPEQVYISFDIDGLDPKLCPHTGTPVAGGLEGPQVFYLFRKVLESGRKLIGFDLNEVSAGHDDWDANVGARMLFKLCNLIVK is encoded by the coding sequence ATGGCTGATCTATCGAATTTTGATCCCAACGCCCCGGGGCTGCTGTCTAACAACATATTCGGGCTGCCCTTCAGCGAAGATGAAGCACGGCTGGTGCTGTTGCCGGTGCCCTGGGAAGTGACAGTGTCCTACAACAATGGAACAGCCCGCGGGCCGGAACGTATTTTCAAGGCCTCCCACCAGGTGGACCTCTACGATGCGGATGTAAAAGATGGCTGGAAACAGGGCTTCTTTATGCGGGAAAGCGACCGGCAGCTGTTGCTCCGCAGCGATTACCTCCGCAAAGAAGCAGAATTGTACCTCAAATTCCTCGCTGAAGGCGGGGATGTGAAGGAAAACGACTTTCTCCGCAGGTCCCTCGAAGATGTGAACCGTGGTACGCAAAAGATGAACGACTGGGTATATGCCCAAACCCGGGAACTGCTGCAAAAAGGCAAACTGGTAGGGCTGATCGGCGGGGACCACAGTACACCCCTGGGATATTACAAAGCCATTGGAGAGCATAAAGGTGATTTTGGTATTTTGCAGATAGATGCCCATTGCGATCTGCGCGACAGTTACGAAGGATTCAAATACTCACATGCTTCCATCATGTACAACGCGCTGCAGGAAGTACCCCAGCTCAAAAAACTGGTACAGGTGGGTATCCGCGATTATTGCGAGGAAGAACTGGAATATATCCGCAAGAGCGAAGGCAAAGTGTATACCTTCTTTGACCAGGAAATGAAAGAAAGGCTGTTTGAAGGAGAAAGCTGGAAGAATATTTGTGACAATATCGTAGCGCAATTGCCCGAACAGGTATATATCAGCTTTGACATTGATGGCCTCGATCCCAAGCTGTGCCCGCATACCGGCACACCCGTAGCCGGAGGGCTGGAAGGGCCACAGGTGTTCTACCTCTTCAGGAAAGTGCTGGAAAGCGGCCGCAAACTGATAGGGTTCGATCTGAATGAAGTGAGTGCAGGGCATGACGACTGGGATGCCAATGTAGGCGCCCGCATGCTTTTTAAATTGTGTAACCTGATCGTTAAATAA
- a CDS encoding MFS transporter, with protein MFNQTLSLYKSAYGGISKPIWWLASVLLINRSGTMVIPFLTVYLTFELHFPLEQAGFTITVYGIGAIAGAVLGGKLSDKLGFYPIQFWSLVLNGVMFIVLGQMRTFPQFVVTIFILGMVGEGFRPANAAAVVHYSDESSRLRSYSLIRLAVNMGWAVGPAVGGLLASFNYRLLFWADGLTCIAAALLLRAVLKPVHGPVKKEVKKEVVKGNGSAYRDGRYIFFIILVMLNGVCLFQMFNIVPVFFKEKFLMSEAMIGLSMSVNGVAIALFEMILVYKLENKRPDVLYIGYGVIMMGFSYLLFNIFPPYVFVAFIYALSFTLAEMLTMPFMNNFWIHRSQDHNRGEYAGLYTVAYCVSTIVAPTLGAYVVRHLGYTNWWYTVAAICVLTFFGFRLLLPKRVQNVQNIQGEPH; from the coding sequence ATGTTCAACCAAACACTATCGCTCTATAAAAGTGCCTATGGTGGTATCTCAAAACCCATATGGTGGCTGGCATCTGTGCTGCTGATCAATCGTAGCGGCACCATGGTAATTCCTTTCTTAACGGTTTACCTCACGTTTGAATTGCATTTTCCGCTGGAACAGGCAGGATTTACCATTACCGTATATGGCATTGGTGCTATAGCAGGGGCTGTGCTGGGAGGAAAATTATCTGATAAGCTGGGTTTTTATCCCATCCAGTTCTGGAGCCTGGTGCTCAATGGGGTTATGTTCATTGTACTGGGCCAGATGCGTACTTTTCCGCAGTTTGTGGTTACCATCTTTATACTGGGTATGGTGGGAGAAGGTTTCAGACCTGCCAACGCTGCGGCAGTGGTACACTACAGCGATGAATCCAGCAGGCTGCGTTCCTATTCCCTCATCCGCCTGGCGGTGAATATGGGCTGGGCAGTGGGCCCTGCTGTAGGTGGTTTGCTGGCCAGTTTCAATTACAGGTTATTATTCTGGGCAGATGGCCTTACCTGTATCGCTGCGGCATTATTACTACGTGCTGTGCTGAAGCCTGTACACGGCCCTGTAAAAAAGGAAGTGAAAAAAGAAGTGGTGAAGGGCAATGGTTCTGCTTACCGGGACGGGCGTTATATTTTCTTTATCATCCTGGTAATGCTGAACGGGGTCTGCCTGTTCCAGATGTTCAATATCGTTCCTGTATTCTTCAAGGAAAAATTCCTCATGTCTGAAGCTATGATAGGGCTGAGTATGTCTGTGAACGGTGTGGCGATCGCGTTGTTTGAAATGATCCTGGTGTATAAGCTGGAGAACAAGCGGCCGGATGTATTGTACATTGGTTATGGTGTGATCATGATGGGTTTCTCTTACCTGTTGTTTAATATCTTTCCGCCTTATGTGTTTGTGGCATTTATTTACGCACTGTCCTTCACACTTGCGGAAATGCTCACGATGCCTTTTATGAATAACTTCTGGATCCACCGGAGCCAGGACCATAACCGCGGGGAATATGCCGGCCTGTATACCGTGGCCTATTGTGTATCCACGATCGTAGCGCCTACTTTAGGGGCATACGTGGTACGTCACCTGGGTTATACGAACTGGTGGTATACAGTGGCAGCCATCTGCGTACTCACATTTTTTGGATTCAGGTTATTGCTGCCTAAGCGTGTGCAAAATGTACAAAACATCCAGGGTGAACCTCACTGA
- a CDS encoding ABC transporter ATP-binding protein: MEKRKIIEVKDLVKQYGDFTAVKGISFDVYENEVFGLLGPNGAGKSTTLEIIETLRQKTSGTVMVDGYNLDEDPEAIKKIIGVQLQTAGYYPGLNLVELIEMFGGLYNKKVEPRALLKEFNLEDKAGAKFKSLSGGQKQRFSIATTLINKPRIIFLDEPTTGLDPQARRNLWTLIQQVRAQGTTVVITTHYMDEAEFLCDRCAIVDSGEIIALDSPDALIDQLVAGGFERKKEVKQANLEDVFIHLTGKDLRENS, translated from the coding sequence ATGGAAAAACGCAAGATCATCGAGGTGAAGGACCTGGTAAAACAGTATGGCGACTTCACCGCCGTGAAGGGGATCAGCTTTGATGTGTATGAGAACGAGGTGTTCGGCCTGCTGGGGCCTAATGGTGCCGGGAAGTCCACCACTCTGGAGATCATTGAAACCCTCCGGCAGAAAACGTCCGGCACGGTGATGGTGGATGGATACAACCTGGACGAAGACCCGGAAGCGATCAAGAAGATCATTGGCGTACAGTTACAGACTGCGGGTTATTACCCCGGTCTCAACCTGGTAGAGCTGATAGAGATGTTTGGCGGATTGTATAACAAGAAGGTGGAACCACGCGCTTTACTGAAGGAGTTTAACCTGGAAGACAAGGCCGGGGCTAAGTTCAAATCCCTCTCCGGTGGCCAGAAACAACGTTTTTCCATCGCTACCACCCTGATCAATAAACCCCGTATCATATTCCTGGACGAGCCCACCACCGGGCTGGACCCGCAGGCCCGCCGCAATCTCTGGACACTCATCCAGCAGGTGCGTGCCCAGGGCACTACGGTAGTGATCACCACACATTATATGGATGAAGCAGAGTTCCTCTGCGACCGTTGCGCTATTGTAGACAGTGGAGAGATCATTGCCCTGGATTCCCCGGACGCTTTGATCGATCAATTGGTAGCAGGTGGTTTTGAAAGGAAGAAGGAAGTGAAGCAGGCGAACCTGGAAGATGTTTTCATCCATCTCACAGGTAAAGATCTCCGCGAAAATTCATAA